The Microbulbifer sp. TB1203 nucleotide sequence CAGCCGATATTCCTGTATTGCGCCCGCGGGGGCCAGGTAGCCGCCCTCGCCGTCTGGCACACCAGCCATGATCGTGCCTTCGGCATCGGTGTAGAAGGTGAGTATGCCAGTGAGGGAGACGGCGCCGTTTTGCAGCCAGGTGCTGGGGTCTTGAGAGTCTATTCCGGCGGTGCTGGCATCAATGGCGACCAGCTGGCCGCCGTACCAGTCGGTAAGCGTGGCGGTTGATTCAGTTGCCGCAGCTTCCATCGGGGAGATAGAGGCATTCAGGGCTGTGGAGACTTGGGTGCCGGGCGCACTTTCGGGAGAATCACCGGAGCCGCCCGTGATCGCATCCAGTATGGCTTCGCTCCTGCGCAGCCACTGCTGGGTGTAAGCGCTCCAGAGATCGAAAAAGTCATAGGCGGCACCACCCAAAATCACAGTGCTGGAGGACAGTGTAGATTCAGGGAGGTCGATCATGTCTCCTTCGCCATAGGCGATCGACAGGTTCAAATCAGCACCGAAGCTTATGTCGCCATATTGATAGAGGCGGGCGTTTTGCAGTGAAGCGCCATTAATCACGATTCGGTTGTCGCCGTCGCTATCCACTATGTAGTCCAGGCCATCCCCCGGATTGAAGATATAGGTATCATCGCCATCGCCACCGCGCAGGATGTCGGAGCCGGCCCCCCCGATCAGGACGTCATTGCCCCCGCCGGCTTGGATATAATCGTTGCCAGCGCCGCCGTTGAGGTAGTCGTTGCCGCCTTCAAGGTCTTCGTGGGTGGGGTCATCGCCCCAGATCCAGTCAACGTCTCCGCCCCCGAGAATGACATCATGGCCGCCACCGCCGACGATTTGATTCTTGCCGCCGCCGGCGTAGATCACGTCGTCCCCGTGCATATCGAGCGGAATATCCTCCGGGAGTAAATTCGAGCCGTGGAACTGGGCGCTACCGACATCGCCCCAGATTTTGTCATCGCCATCCCCGGCAGTGATGGTATCGTTGCCGGCGCCGCCAAATACAACGTTGTCCCCATCCCCAGCGTCGATGATGTCGTCATACTCCAGGCCGGAGGCGAAAATATCCTGTATTCGCAAGGTGAGAGAGACTCTACTCCCTTCTTGCTCCAGGGTTGCCCGGCCGTCCCCGAAAATAAACTCTTTACCGTCCCCGCCCTGGATGATGTCGGAACCACTACCGCCCATCAGCCAGCCCTCACCGCCGGCACCCGCAATCAGTATGTCCTTGCCACCGCCGCCGTCCAGGCTTTTGAAGGCGGTGGACTCGCTGATCAATGTATCTTCGCCTTCCCCGTCGTACTCGCGATATTCTTCCGGCAAGTCCACCGGCAGGTGGAAATCTCCAAAAAGAAAGCCTTTGCCCCCGGTGTGCCGGATATAGTCGCCGCCCTCCCCACCGGTAGCCCAGGCCCAGTCGGAAGCGCCGATAACGATCGTATCCTCGCCGTCCAGGCCGAAAAGACGGGGGTTGAAGTAGTCTCCATCCGCAATCAGAGTGTCATTGGCCTCGCCGCCGTCGAAATTCCAGGTGTGGACGCCAGGGTCTTCGGGAAAATCTGGATTGTCGGAACTGATCAGGCTTGCGTCGAAGAAGATCGGTTGGGCGTTGAAATCCGGGCTTCTGGACTCTTGATCGAAGTCAAGCCAATCCTCTTCCTCCGGCGTACCCAGATTGCTGTCCCCCACCTCAAAACTGTTCGGATCCATTGCGGGCTGGGTAGTATCCTCTTCCTGGTAATCACTGAGGGTTAACCCGAAATCGTCTTCCAGCCCCGAAACTTGGATGGCGGAAACCGTTTGGGAAGCGTCGCCATAAATGACGACAAACCCATCGTCCGTTTTGATCAGGCGGATATCGCCCTCTTCACTTTTGTAGATCATGTTGGAGGCTGAGACCCCGGTCAGTTCGGGAATGGCGCTGCCGTCCAGTTGAAGGGTATTGCCCGTGGAGCTGTCTTTTACGGTGTCTACGCCGTCACCGGAGTTGAATTCATAAGTGTCGCCACCGGTGCCGCCGAGCAAAAGGTCCGCGTCTTTGCCGCCGTTCAGGGTGTCCGCACCCGCGCCGCCCCCCAGGATATCGAAACCGTCCTGGCCGTAGAGGTGATCACCACCGCCTTTGCCAACCAGAACGTCACCCTCCTCACCACCGTTCAAGGTATCGACACCCGATGCACCGATCAGCACATCACTGCCAGCTCCGCCATTTAGAGTTTGACCATTCTCATCAACCGCTATCAGCAAGTCATTGCCATTGCTGGTTTCACCCACATTCGTTGCCTGGACCGTGCCATTGGTTTCCAGGCCAATCACCACTTGGTTGTCAATAGAGGCACCAGAAATAACGGAAAGAATCACACTGAAAGATTCATCAGTTTCTCCCAAACCATCAGTGGCATAGAACTCGGCAAGCTCTGTAGCTATGGGAAGGAACAGGGTTTGGAAAGAAACCTGCTGAATCAACCCATGGTCAGCAATGTCGTAATCACGAACAGTATTGCTATTGATCCAACTATTGAAATAGTGGTTACCCGTCCCGGTATGACCTTCATAGGCAAGGATTCGGTCGATAACCCTTTGGCTTCCGTCATAGGGGTCGGCAGCATTCAAAAAGTCGTATATGTCCTGTGCCTGCTCTTCTTCGGAGCGATTGTCATACAGGCCGAACAAAGCCGCCTCATAAGCACGCCGCTTGGCAAGTCCGCTGTCTCTCACTCCACCGCTTGCGGGATTGCTGGCATATCGAATCTCAAACCAGGAGCGGATACGATCACCGGCTTGCACGGCATCTTGCAGGTTGACACTGTTTGACAGCACACCGTTGTACATCAGCGATAACAACGCCACGCGCTCGCTGGACGTTACCAGGGTTTCGGAGCCCAGCCAGGTATTCAAGCGTGCCTCATAGGTTCCTGCAGCGGGAGTAGCCGGATCACCTGCTACATCGTCAAAAATCGAACGGATTGTCTGGGTTGCCGCATCAAGGTCGTCGTGAGGAATCGTGAATGAACTTGGCATTCCATCACGCTGCTCGGGCGTGGCATCGTTATACCGCTCCAGCATGATGGCATCCAGTTCTGCAAGATCATTATTGTCTATAGCTGCATCCAGCCGAAGACGGTAACCGGAGTCATCCAGACCATCTACTTGGTCAATTCCAAGCAGGTTGTATATCTGCCTTCTTAAACCAGGAACTCCTTGGATATTGAACCCTACCCCAATGGTAGTTTGCGGAGGCGTGGCAGAATCAACATAAGGGCTCCATGAAATTTCGCCACCCCGCTCCTCCATATACCGGATAACATTCCAGCGCAACTCCTCATACTGCTCTTCTGTCAGTTGATCTTTAACCGTAATCATTTGTCAGCCTCTCCATGTTGAACAATATTTACACCGCAAGCATGACTCCCCGGACCTGGTTCAATGTCAGCAACGGTTAGTTGATATCTATAAGTTTGACTCCATGAATCCATACGCACACGACTGTCATAATAAAACAACCTAGATAGGCCTGATCTTGAATTAAGCGTGTTAGCAACACCTAACGGACGACCATAAACTTCCTCATTTTTCTTCGCGTCATCATGCTTAATAAAATAAGTTTTCAATGTTGTACAGTTTCCGTACTTCTCTAACTCGGGTTTCAATACTGAAAATCGATAAACCGTTTCAACCTCTCCATCATGATCAATATCAATATGTGCTCTGTGCAAAATCGGATAATCCCCGGAATCCATTTTCCTTTCTTCTGCAAGCCAGAATTTTTTCGCTTTCTTTTGGCCCTCTGTCGGCCACAGAAACTCCATTATTATCTGTTCTTTCCTTATTTTTTTTATTTCTTCTTTGTCCGTTATTTCAGCCCATTCGACAGCCTTGAATTTTGGAAAATCAGGAAGGATTTTCCTTTCACAAACAGGCGCCTCTCTGTATCCTGCTTGGTTCAGCATATCCACATAGTCTCTACACAATGGATACTCGCCTCCTATCATTAACTTGAACTTTATGGGCTTACCTGAGGCTACAGAAGGTTCTGCACCCGACCCACTCCTTGAGTCAAGTATTTCTATACTGGAATGAAAAGGAGCACTAAAAGTATTGAGTTCTTGTATTCTGTTCCGGTAGGCGGAACTGATACACGACACGATCCTTGGCCCGCTACCGTCATAAGACATACCTTCAGCAGTTTCACACTTGGTCCTATCATTGCGCAGCCAATCCAACTGCGATTCTCTGACACTTTCCCGAATTTCCGGAATTGATCTCTTTTGCTTGTATATTTCGTCCAGTTCTCGGTCAAGATCCGACAGGTATCTGTAATTACAGATTGTCTTTTCGACTTTTGTCGAAGCTTTCTTGCAGTCGAAACTCGGACCTTCAAAGCTCCGAGGCTCCTGCCTTTCCGATTGCTTTATTTCTCGCACGCTTATAGTAGTCGTTGAGGTTTCGTCGACAAGATCCGCATGGCAAATAGTCGATACGAGCAACATGATTATCGAATAAGCAATGTGACGGATGGTTTTCGTTCTTCTACTCATAATAGCTGCCCTATTCCGTACGGTGGCGCCAGTTACTCAAAACCAATGCTTGAGAAGTGCACATCTTTGCATTGGCTCGTCAGCTTGACTTTATCACCAGTTCTTTTGTTTACGATTTCTCGTTTATTTTCCCAAAGTATTTCATCAGACTTATTTTCCGAGGAAAAGATGATAAGATCGCAAATCCCTGATACAGAATCATTGCCCCAGTCAGCACCATACAAAAGCGTTAAACTCCCGTGACTTCCCTCAATGCTGTCATTTCCCGGGCCGGCATAGATCATTTCATTACCCCAGCTACCGTCTATGATGTCATCACCTGCGCCGGCTGCTATTATTTCATCTCCCCAGCTGCCTTCGATTTCATCACTACCTTGGTAGGTGTCGATAATATCATTCCCCCAGCTACAGTTAACAATGTCTTTTAGAACGCTACCTTTAATCAAGTAAGGCCGTTTCTTATGTTTGGAACACGGAATTTTCCCAGAACCCGTTAATATTTTTAATGGCTCCATTTCAAAGTATTTGAGGAAATCTCCGGTGGTTTCCACTCCTTCAGATCGAAGCTCAATCAAGACGCTATGCATTATCTCCAGATGGTCCTTACTATTGGGCATAGAAGATTTTGCTATCCCATCAAGAATCTTTTCAAAATTGGTATTTTTATATACATTTACAGAGATCAAGTTACCCAAAGAATCTACCAAAAACTGGCCCTTCAATGTCTCAGGAAAGATATTCTTATATGAAACTTGATATGAGTAATAAAACTTATACATATCCCTTTTTTCCCTCTCGAATGCCTCGATATCTGCCGACGCAAGACGAAAAAACGTTTCAGGGAAAAGTTTCTTGTTTTCATCAATACCGCCAATAGTTTCCTTTATTGATATGGCGGAATAAGACTTTTTCTCTTTTTCAAAAAAACCCACCACCACACTTGGCTCAAGAGCGGAAAAACGATTGTCAATATTCTTGATTCCGCGGATGATTTCTGAAATTCTGATATTGTAATTTTTCTCTATGCAGTCATACTTTTTGCATGAGTTGCGCTTCTTCAACCATTTCAATTGTTTATTTTTCAAGGTACCAGGAGAGAAACTTAGCTCCTGATATTGCCTATACAGGAGGTTTAGATAATTATCCAAGCTAGACAGATATGAATCTGAGCATATGGACATTTCGCTGTAATTCAGCTTTTGGTTACAATCAAATCCCGGCTTTACTTCTTTTACGTCTTCCCGATCCTGTTCCGAGGATATTCTCTCCCTGGAAACCTTTGTATTCGAGTATCTTGAATTATCTTTATTGTCAAATCCTGAACTCTGGGGACGAGCAGGGGCAACAGTATTCCGAGTCGGACTGAGCTTTCCATAAACTTTTCGTATCTGTGGTTTTGGTCCCAGAATGGGCATTACGCCACCTATTCCTGAGGTTTCCAGGCCAGCCAGGGAGTTCTGGCATTGTTCGGTAGGCCTCACCAGAGAAGAGTACATCCTGCTATTTTCCATCTCACATATATCCAGCATCATTTTCAGCTGACCGATACGCAGACTGTAGGCCAATTCCACACAGTGCCTTTGCCGGCAGCCATTTCTGGTCCGTAGCCAGGATTGCTGCGATTTTCTTATGGGAACCCGAGCTTCCGGTATTGCCTGTAGCTGCAGGTGTATATCTTGAAGTTCCGCGTGGAGTTCTTGTAGCTCTTTATCTTTACAGATCATCTTCTCTACTGGTTCGCTTTCTGTCGTACAGTCGGCGAGGTTCGAATCGATTTGTGTCTTATCTGGCGATTCATTCTTCCGGGGTGTGGCACAGGCGGTTACGACCAGGAGGAAAACTATCATCATAAATACTCTCAGCCAGCCGAATCGCCTGTGAGGAAAACTCCAACACAGGAGCAGGGAGTTGCTCTGGATGCTGTTATTCATGCTTATCTTTCCCCAAAACTGCTACCAAGTGATTCGCGAATCGGCTTGGTAAAGTACTCGTAGATATTTCTCTTACCGGTTTTCACCTCTGCCACCACATGCATACCAGCACGTAGCGGCAGTTCCCGATCCGGCAGTTGCAGGCTCTGGGTGTTCAGGCGGACACTGGACAGGTAGCGGTAGCCCTTGTCCTCGTCCATTACTGCATCCTCGGACAGGTTGGCGACCGTGCCTTCGATGATTCCGTACTTGGTAAAGTTAAAGGTGGATACCTTGACGGTGACCGGCTGCCCTTCCTCGACAAAGCCGATATCCTGATTCAGTACCCAGGCCTGGACTTCCAGCGTGCTGCCGGCGGGCACTATCTGCATCAGTGGCTGGGCGGGCTCGAGCACCGCGCCGCGGGTATGGATTGCCAGCTCCTGGACGGTGCCGGCGATGGGGGCGCGAATCACCTGCTGGTGGTTTCTGAGCCGGGCCTTGGCGTACTCCTTTTCCAGGGAGGTAATATTCCGCTCCAGTTCTTCCTGCTGGGAGAGGCTGTTGTACAGCGATTTGCTCAGAAGGGCGGACCGCTGCAAGTCCAGTTCGCGAAGCTGCGACTGGAGCTGCTCTATCCTCTCCTGTTCCAGTGCCAGCCCTTCCTCCGCGTCTATGCGCTGCTGTTCCAGTTCCAGGTATTTGTCCCGGGCTACCAAATCGCGGCTGAGGAGCTTTTCCAGGGAGGCGGTGCGCTCGGTGAGTATGGGCAGGGTCTTTTCCGCTTTGCGCACCAGGGCGCGGGACATGTCGAGTTCCTGCTGCTTGGAGTCGATCTGCTGGTCGATCAGGTCGCTTTCGGCCAGGTAGTCGGTAAAGTAGCCACGCAGCAGGCTCTGCTGGAAGGGGAGCTGTTCCCGGGCATCCACACCGACGAGTTTGTCCCGCAGGCCGGCTTGTGCCTCCTGCATCATCGCGACCTTCCCCTCCCCCAGCCGCGGCAGGTAGGTGGAATACACCCGCTCCCGCGCCAGGCGGGCGCGGGATGTCTTGAGTTCGCCATCCAGGCGCTCCAGGTCGGCGGCGGCATTGGTGGCGTCCAGGGTGATCAGGGGATCTCCCTCCTGAACCCGGCTGCCCTCCAGCACATGGATTTCCCGCACCACCGACAGTTCGTTGGCCTGGATGGTTTTCACCTTGCCATCCGGAACGATGGTGCCCTCGGCCACGGCGACTATATCTATCTTGCCGAAGATGGCCCAGAGGATGGCGATGACAAAGAACAGGCAAATGCTGTTGATCAGCCACAGGCCCAGCGGGTTGGGCGGCGACTGCTCTATCTCCAGCGCCGCGGGCACGAAGTCCAATAGTGAATCCCGCTTGCGCCGCCCGGGGCGGGCCGAAAACAGTGAAGGCAGCTTGCTCACACCACCTCCCGCAGGTTGGACTGCATGGCATTGAGCTTGGCGAAGTGGCCGTTCTTCTGCAGCAGCTGCTTGGGCCCGCCCTGCTCCACGATGCGCCCCTTGTCCATCACCACGATGCGGTTGGCGTCGCGCACGGCGGAGAGGCGGTGGGCGATAATCAACACCGTTCGGCCCTGGCAGATCTGGCGCATATTGGCCTGCACCACCGCTTCCGATTCATAGTCCAGGGCGCTGGTGGCCTCGTCGAAGATCAGTATCCTCGGGTCTGCCATCAGCGCGCGGGCTATGGCGATGCGCTGCTTCTGCCCGCCGGAGAGGGAGCTGCCCTGCTCGCCGACCACGGTATCGAAGCCCTCCGGCAGCTCCAGGATAAAATCGTAGGCTCCGGACTGCCTGGCCGCGGCAATCACTTTCTCAATGGGCGCGCCGGGGTCCGCCAGGGCGATGTTCTCCCGCACGGTACGGTTGAGCAGGAAACTCTCCTGCAACACCACCCCGACCCGCTGGCGCAGCCAGGCCGGGTCCACCAGCGCCAGGTCGACGCCGTCGATCAGTACTCGCCCTGCCTCAGGCACATGTAGCCGCTGCACCAGCTTTGTGAGGGTGCTCTTGCCGGAACCCGACCTGCCCACTATGCCGACGATTTCTCCGGGCCTGATGGCGAGCTGGATATCGTCGATGACCAGGGGTCTGTCCGGCCCGTAGCGGAATTTCACATGCTCGAAGCGGATCTCGCCGCGAATGTCCGGCAGTGTGGTGCGGTTGGGATCATGCCCGGCCTCCCTGGGTGTATTGAGGATATCGCCCAGGCGTTTGACGGAAATGCCCGCCTGCTGGAAGTCCTGCCACAGCTGCACCAGCTTGAGGATCGGCTGGCTGACCCGGCCGGCGATCATATTGAAGGCGATCAACATGCCCACGCTCAGCTCGCCTGCGATCACCAGGTGCGCCCCCACCCACAGGATGCCGATGGTCACCAGTTTGTTGATCAGGCTCGCGACCTGATTGGCGACGTTGCCCAGGTTGAGGGCCCGGAAGGACGCATTGACGTAGGCCGCCATCTGGTCCTCCCAACGGCGCTGCATCTGCGGCTCCACCGCCAGGCTCTTGAGCGTCTCCACACCGTTGCAGGCTTCCACCAGGAATGCCTGGTTCTCCGCGCCGAGCTTGAATTTTTCATTGAGGCGATTGCGCAGTATCGGTGTGATGACCACTGAAAGGATTACGTAGAGCGGCAGCGAGCCCAGCACTATCCAGGTCAGCGTCGGGCTGTAGAGAAACATCACCGCAAAGAACACCAGGGTGAAGAACAGATCGATACACAGTGTCAGCGCCGAACCGGTGATGAACTGGCGGATGGAGTCCAGCTCCCGCACCCGCGCCACGGTGTCGCCGACCCGGCGGCTCTGGAAATAGGCGATTGGCAGGCGCAGCAGATGGTGAAACAGCCGGGCACCGAGCACCACATCGATGCGATTGGAGGTATGGCTGAACAGATAGGTCCGCAGGCCGTTGAGCAGCACATCGAACACACAGACCACCAGAAAGCCCAGCGCCAGCACGTCCAGGGTGGTAAGCCCCTGGTGCACCAGCACCTTGTCCACCACCACCTGGAAGAACAGCGGTGTAACCAGGGCAAACAGCTGGATAAAGAAGGATGCCAGCAGTACCTGGCCCAGCAACTTCTTGTATTTGAGAATGGCGGGAATAAACCAGGAGATATCGAACTTCTGCTGGATAGAGGACAGTACTCCCTTCCTGCGAAAGACCAGCAGGGAGATCGCACCCGAATCGGAATCGAGTAACTCCTCAACCGGAACGGTATAGGGTTTGGGCTCGCTGGCCTTCTGCAGCAGCGCCTTGCCATCGTGAATGCGGCCCAGTGTGGCGCATGCACCTTCCGCAGAAATGACCACTGCCGGCAAGGGCAGCTCGCTCAGCTCTTCGGCCTTTCTCTGGACAAGCCTGGCTTTAAGGCCGAGGAAGTTGGCCGCCGCTATCGCCTCGTGTGCCGCCAAGTATTCGGATTCAGGGAATTCGCGATTTAACTGTGTCGGATTGGTTGCCAAATGGTGAAATCTGGCAATGACAGACAAACAGGAAAAGTAGCTTCCTTTTGCTATTGGTACCCCCACATCACACTCCATGTCCGCAATAATGCGCTTGCGCTTACTTTTCCAGGCCAATCAGGAAATGGCCTCAAATTGGGATCTTATACAGCAGAGGCGCCTCTTCTAACACGAGCACTCTTGTAAAATCAATGGAAAATCCATTGCACGACTGTGTAAGTCGATCAATCGAAGAGAAAAATAAAGGGGAATGTTTATGGAGTGTCCGCCCTGCAGAGCTGCCGGGGCCAGGGCAATTTTTGTAGGATGGGCAAAGCGTAGCGTGCCCATTGAGGCCCCGGAAGATGGGCACGCTACGCTTTGCCCATCCTACAAGGAGAAGTTGCTGTTCCGTGTTAGCCGCATATCGCTAGCTACGAAGCAAGGTTGATCGCGGCCGCTGGCCGCTCCTACAGGAGGTTTGCGTGGAGTTCCAGGTAGAGGGAACGCGGCTCGCCGGGAAAATAGCGGTTGCCGGAAAAACTGCTGTAGTCCGCCCGCTCTGCGTAGGCTTCGTCGGTGAGATTGATCAGCCGCGCCGACAGCGCCCAGCGCTCGTCCAATTGAAACCGGGTGCGCAGATTGAGCAGGTCGTGTCCCGGGTAGCTGTGCAGATTCTGCGGATCGGTGTAATAGCGCCCCCGGTGCAGCCACTCCAGTTCAGCATGTACTTGCGCCGAGGGCTGCCAGAGCAGGCGGCTGCTGCCGAAATGCCGCGGGGCCGAGTCCATTAAATTATTCTCTATCGACATACCGTCCAGCAGGCGGTCGTCCCGGTAGCGGTGGTCGGCGTAGCTGGCGGACATCTCCAGCTGCCAGTCTTCCGCCAGTGCATAGTCCAGGGCCAGCTCCACTCCCCGGTGCTTTGTTTTGCCATTGGATTGGTTGAGAAAATCCGCATCGCGAAAAATCACATTGTCCTTGTGCATAGCGTAGGCCACCAATTCATAGCCGAGTCTTTCCCCTTCACCGCGCAGACCGATTTCCACACTGGCAATTTCTTCCGGGTCCAGTTCCGCCACTGTCTGCTGCCGTTGCAGGCGGTAGAGTTCGGTGGCCTGTGGTGCGCGGAAACCGTGGGCCAGGTTGAAAAAGAGCTGCTGGTTTTCAGCCATTTGATAGATACCGCCGATTTTCGGCGACCAGTTTTCAAAGCGGTCCTCGCGGTCTTGCGGCCGGCTGAAACGGCAGCCGCCGAAACCGCAGGGCGTTCCGTCCTCCGCGGTGCGCCCGGCGAGCATGCGGTTGTCATAGTCGTAAACCATCGTCTCGTAACGCAGGCCGGCGTTTAGCGCCAGCGACTCGCTTGCCTGCCAGTTCGCCAGCGCAAAGGGCGCGGCCATCAGCGCGTCCACCTGGTAATCGTAGTGCCGGCCCAGAGGAATCGTCTCCCGCAGAAATTCCGAGCCCTCGGTGGGTGTGTCCTGGCGTTCGAGCAGAAAGGCACGCGTGTATTCCGCATCCAATCCCGCGATCAGCTGCCAGGGTGCATCGGGATCGGTCCGGTAGCTGCTGCGAAAACCTGCACTGCTCTGGCCGTTTTCTTCCAGCGGCTTGCCGGGTAGAAAGTGTTGCAGGAATTCCATTTCCGTCTTGCGCAGATAGGGCGTCAGGCTCAGTCGGGCGCCCTCCTCCAGATCCATTTCCACCTGCGACGACAATCGCAGGGCCTGGGCATCGCGAAATGCCTCCGGGTTGGGGTTGGTGCGGCTCAGGCGCCGGCTGCGGTAGGCGCCCTCCCCCTTGATATAGCCGGCGGTTTCCTGATTGAGATTGGCAACAGCCAGCCGCGTGGTCACGGATAGTTCAACGCCGTCGTAACGGTGCGCCAGTCGGAGTTTCTGCTGATCGAAACCGGAGTGATCGCGGTAACCGCCGTCGCGGGTCAGAGAAAGATCCGCGCGCAACCCGCGGGCGCCGGACAAACCGCTGTTGCCGGAAATACCTGTACGCGCGTAATCGTGGGGCCCACCCTCCAAGCCTATGGTCACTCCCTCTTCCTTTTCTACCTCCGGGCCGATCACATTGATTACACCGTGCATGGCGTTGGAGCCGTATAGCGTTCCGGCGGGTCCGCGGACCACTTCAATGCGCCGCGCCATTTCGCTGCCGGATTCGAAGAGTTCATTGATATTGCAGAAACCGGCGGCGCGCAGCGGGATGCCGTCCTCCGCGGCCAGCAGCCCGCCGCAGGCGCCGGCGCCGCTCAATACCGGCGAACGCAGGGAAGGCAGATATTCCTGGCCATTGCCGCGGGCAAAATCCGCTCCGGGCACGCGAGCCAGGCTCTGCTGGATGTGGGTGTGGGAGATCAGTTCGAGCGAGGAACCGCTCAACAGGGAAAGGCTGCCGGCGTGATTCCGCAGCGGCTGCTCGTAGCGGGTGCCGGTAACCGCGATGGTTTCCAGCCGGTTTTCTTCGGCTGTAACCGGATTGCCGGCAAAAAGTGAAACCAATCCCGCCGCCAGTGTGCCTTTTCTCATTCCCGTGCCTTTTGTGTTATTGGACCTGCCGGGATTCTAAAACTACTGGCCGCTCCCTGAAAGCGTTGTAAGTGGCCCGCAACGCTGTGAAATCCGCGAAAGCCGCGCCGGTTCCGGCAGCCGCCGGCAACTGCGGTGGATCGCATCCGCCAGTTGCTCCAGCCGGCGAGATTTGACGGTGCCCTGTATTTCCATCAGCAGAGTGATTTCCATCCACTGGGTATATTCCAGCAGTTCTTCGAAAAGCTGTTCGGAGCCCGGCGGGAGGGCTCGCCGGTCCAGTTCGCCGGCGAAGAGAAATACCCGGCAGAAGCGCGCAATGGCAACCGTATTGTCACAAAGCTGCGCGGGTTCCATGTCCAGTACCCACTGCACCTGCCAATAGGCCAGCTCCGCCACCGTGTGGGAATCCTCCGGCAGTTCCCGTTGAACCTGAATTCCCAATTCGCGAATTCGTACCCTGTCGGACATCTGCTCCACAAACCTCTGCAGGCGGGGCCAGATAGCTTCCGTTTCCCGGCACCATTCCCGGCACAAGCCGATAATTGCGGGCACAGTCGTTGATGTCTTTTCCATCACCGCCTCAAAGAGCCTCTGCAGGGAAGAGCCTGGCCCCGACGACCCGCCCGCTTTCCGAGCCTTCGATATGCGCCAGGTAGCACTGCACAAGATATTTCAGCAGTTTGAGATATTCGCTGAAGTCCCCGTTATCCAGCGCATCCGTATTCACTGGCGGATAGCCTCGTCGCATGAGATCCGCCTGGTGCTTCTGCGCCAGTATCACTGCCAGCTGTTTCAAGCGGTCCTCGCGCAGTTGCGTACTCAGGAGGCTGCCTTCACAACCCCGCTCCACGTAGGCGGCAGCCCGCTCGCGGAAAGTGGAGACAAACATGCGGGCGGCGGGGCTCAGGGCCCCATGTGAATATTGCAGGGAGGCGAGCAGGCTGTCGAAAACATCGAAGGACTGCACCAGATCGCGCTGGGCGGTGACCAGGACATGCCTGCACTCCTCAGGGCCGGCCGAGGTCGCCAGCACCCGTTCAACACGTTTTTTCAGCACCGATACCTGGCCCAACAGGTAGAGCGGCGGCACCAGGGCCGCGGCCAAGAGGAAAAGCAGAACTATCTCGAACATTTCACGATCCTTGAATAGATATAGGGTCATCTGACAACCCGGCGGATTCCGGCCACAAACAGCAAAACAGCTCCCGCTGCTTTTTCCATCGGGAAAAAGCGCGAACTGTCGTTCTTCCAGTTAGTTGTTCTTCTTAATGGGAACGTTTTGTTCCGGGCGCAGCCGTCCAGCATCCATCAGCTGCGGGGGCGGGATACGTCGCACGGGCGACATCGATGCCAAAATTGCGAGCGGACTATACAGAGGTGGC carries:
- a CDS encoding type I secretion system permease/ATPase, which produces MECDVGVPIAKGSYFSCLSVIARFHHLATNPTQLNREFPESEYLAAHEAIAAANFLGLKARLVQRKAEELSELPLPAVVISAEGACATLGRIHDGKALLQKASEPKPYTVPVEELLDSDSGAISLLVFRRKGVLSSIQQKFDISWFIPAILKYKKLLGQVLLASFFIQLFALVTPLFFQVVVDKVLVHQGLTTLDVLALGFLVVCVFDVLLNGLRTYLFSHTSNRIDVVLGARLFHHLLRLPIAYFQSRRVGDTVARVRELDSIRQFITGSALTLCIDLFFTLVFFAVMFLYSPTLTWIVLGSLPLYVILSVVITPILRNRLNEKFKLGAENQAFLVEACNGVETLKSLAVEPQMQRRWEDQMAAYVNASFRALNLGNVANQVASLINKLVTIGILWVGAHLVIAGELSVGMLIAFNMIAGRVSQPILKLVQLWQDFQQAGISVKRLGDILNTPREAGHDPNRTTLPDIRGEIRFEHVKFRYGPDRPLVIDDIQLAIRPGEIVGIVGRSGSGKSTLTKLVQRLHVPEAGRVLIDGVDLALVDPAWLRQRVGVVLQESFLLNRTVRENIALADPGAPIEKVIAAARQSGAYDFILELPEGFDTVVGEQGSSLSGGQKQRIAIARALMADPRILIFDEATSALDYESEAVVQANMRQICQGRTVLIIAHRLSAVRDANRIVVMDKGRIVEQGGPKQLLQKNGHFAKLNAMQSNLREVV
- a CDS encoding HlyD family type I secretion periplasmic adaptor subunit, yielding MSKLPSLFSARPGRRKRDSLLDFVPAALEIEQSPPNPLGLWLINSICLFFVIAILWAIFGKIDIVAVAEGTIVPDGKVKTIQANELSVVREIHVLEGSRVQEGDPLITLDATNAAADLERLDGELKTSRARLARERVYSTYLPRLGEGKVAMMQEAQAGLRDKLVGVDAREQLPFQQSLLRGYFTDYLAESDLIDQQIDSKQQELDMSRALVRKAEKTLPILTERTASLEKLLSRDLVARDKYLELEQQRIDAEEGLALEQERIEQLQSQLRELDLQRSALLSKSLYNSLSQQEELERNITSLEKEYAKARLRNHQQVIRAPIAGTVQELAIHTRGAVLEPAQPLMQIVPAGSTLEVQAWVLNQDIGFVEEGQPVTVKVSTFNFTKYGIIEGTVANLSEDAVMDEDKGYRYLSSVRLNTQSLQLPDRELPLRAGMHVVAEVKTGKRNIYEYFTKPIRESLGSSFGER
- a CDS encoding TonB-dependent receptor, with the translated sequence MRKGTLAAGLVSLFAGNPVTAEENRLETIAVTGTRYEQPLRNHAGSLSLLSGSSLELISHTHIQQSLARVPGADFARGNGQEYLPSLRSPVLSGAGACGGLLAAEDGIPLRAAGFCNINELFESGSEMARRIEVVRGPAGTLYGSNAMHGVINVIGPEVEKEEGVTIGLEGGPHDYARTGISGNSGLSGARGLRADLSLTRDGGYRDHSGFDQQKLRLAHRYDGVELSVTTRLAVANLNQETAGYIKGEGAYRSRRLSRTNPNPEAFRDAQALRLSSQVEMDLEEGARLSLTPYLRKTEMEFLQHFLPGKPLEENGQSSAGFRSSYRTDPDAPWQLIAGLDAEYTRAFLLERQDTPTEGSEFLRETIPLGRHYDYQVDALMAAPFALANWQASESLALNAGLRYETMVYDYDNRMLAGRTAEDGTPCGFGGCRFSRPQDREDRFENWSPKIGGIYQMAENQQLFFNLAHGFRAPQATELYRLQRQQTVAELDPEEIASVEIGLRGEGERLGYELVAYAMHKDNVIFRDADFLNQSNGKTKHRGVELALDYALAEDWQLEMSASYADHRYRDDRLLDGMSIENNLMDSAPRHFGSSRLLWQPSAQVHAELEWLHRGRYYTDPQNLHSYPGHDLLNLRTRFQLDERWALSARLINLTDEAYAERADYSSFSGNRYFPGEPRSLYLELHANLL